Part of the Saccharomyces kudriavzevii IFO 1802 strain IFO1802 genome assembly, chromosome: 8 genome is shown below.
AGTTTGTAGAGATGAGTGGTAGATCGTTTTCAGTACTTTGTCAAATTCAGATTGATGATCTGACAAGAATTTAACCAGTTTCGTGGCATTCTCTGATTGCTTGGTTATTCTCATTTCGTAAGTTCTAAGAGACCGTAACAACATGAAACTTTCTAAATTCGCTACGTTTGTACCTAAATAAATTCTGTCGTCTTTCAGTTGTCGAGAAACTGCTTCGTCTTTAACCACAAGAACACCACTCAATAAATCTGAATGACCACCAAAGTACTTGGTAGCAGAGTATAAGACGACATCGGCGCCAAAATTCCATGCGTATTGCAATGGCGGAGATGCAAATGTGGAATCCACTATCAACAGGGCCCCTTTTGTATGAGCTCTGTGAGCCAAACTTTCAATATCATAAGATGTACCATACGGGTTTACAGGAGATTCCAGATGAACAATGTCGCCCTCAGAAGCATATTTTTCGATATCTTCTAGAGGATATTGTTTAACGTCATAATTACGGGCCAAGATGTTCGTAATTGCACGAACGCCATGGTAGCTCTGGCCAATGAAAATCTTCTTCGGATTGTAATGCACCATTGCGGCGTAGAATGCAGCTAACCCAGAGGAATAGAT
Proteins encoded:
- the SKDI08G1580 gene encoding putative cystathionine beta-lyase (similar to Saccharomyces cerevisiae YHR112C; ancestral locus Anc_5.423), encoding MVNLSTVLIHGDDKDNRVTDVAPPINVSTTFRYDDDDLIPWTERENLDFMEKKPVYSRLAHPNSTRLESVFSEILDGYAVIYSSGLAAFYAAMVHYNPKKIFIGQSYHGVRAITNILARNYDVKQYPLEDIEKYASEGDIVHLESPVNPYGTSYDIESLAHRAHTKGALLIVDSTFASPPLQYAWNFGADVVLYSATKYFGGHSDLLSGVLVVKDEAVSRQLKDDRIYLGTNVANLESFMLLRSLRTYEMRITKQSENATKLVKFLSDHQSEFDKVLKTIYHSSLQTEEFVKKQLVGGYGPVFAIILHNKEQCKQLPLKLKYFHHATSLGGIESLVEWRAMTDPYIDQTLIRVSVGCESAEDLIKDLSSALKELQDTA